The segment GCATATGGTCATTCTGCTTCAGTATCGAAAGTAAAACCGAGCTAATGGCCGAAACACCAGAGCTTACTATGATAGATTTTTCTGCTTTTTCTAACTTTGCTATCTCTGCTGCCAAAACATCATTAGTGGCTGTTCCACCTCGCCCATATAATTTTTTTGCTTTTGCTAACTCGCTTAAATTATCAAACACTAAAGTGGAGGCCTGATATATAGGTGGATTTACTGAACCTAAATAAAAACTTTTCAAATTGCTCATAATATTATATAATTAAATAAAAAATTTGTTATGACAAACTATATTAATAGCTTAAAAGATCTAGCTGAAAAATTAGCAAGTTGCAACTTTCTAGATAAAAAAAAAGTTGAATCTTATTTGGCAAATTTAAATTTAGATGTAAAGCAACTTGCAGAAAATTGTATTTGGAATGAAAAAAAATACACCAGGAATGTGGTTTACCGGGATAACAAATTTGAGAT is part of the Alphaproteobacteria bacterium genome and harbors:
- a CDS encoding cysteine dioxygenase family protein, with the protein product MTNYINSLKDLAEKLASCNFLDKKKVESYLANLNLDVKQLAENCIWNEKKYTRNVVYRDNKFEMLLLCWKIGHKSPIHDHNGSSCWMKILQGTAEERTYSYIKENQNFKNIKL